A single genomic interval of Metasolibacillus fluoroglycofenilyticus harbors:
- the aroH gene encoding chorismate mutase produces MIRGVRGATTIVADKQELVWEATAQLVQEMVKVNNIDVEHIASVTVSTTTDITSAFPAKAVRTLEGWQYVPIMCMHEMDVAGALPLCIRVLMLVNTTVAQKDVQHIYLNEAVSLRPDLVR; encoded by the coding sequence ATGATTCGTGGGGTAAGAGGAGCAACAACGATTGTAGCAGATAAACAAGAGCTTGTATGGGAAGCGACGGCGCAATTAGTGCAAGAAATGGTCAAAGTAAATAATATTGATGTAGAACATATTGCCTCTGTAACGGTTTCAACAACGACTGATATTACATCGGCATTTCCTGCGAAGGCAGTACGCACATTAGAAGGTTGGCAATATGTGCCGATTATGTGTATGCATGAAATGGATGTAGCTGGTGCATTACCGCTTTGTATCAGAGTGTTAATGCTTGTCAATACAACAGTGGCTCAAAAGGACGTCCAACATATTTATTTGAATGAGGCAGTTAGCCTGCGTCCTGACTTAGTACGTTAG
- the aroC gene encoding chorismate synthase, whose product MRYLTAGESHGPQLTTIIEGLPSLLPLTAEQINHDLKRRQGGHGRGRRMQIETDTVEIVAGVRHGKTLGSPVALVVTNDDWKHWTKIMGAEPLPEDIDPDEVKRQISRPRPGHADLVGGMKYGHRDLRNVLERSSARETTVRVAAGSVAKALLKELGISIVAHVTEIAGIKAAPSLLEGKTADEIRAIVEADACYCIDPVASAKMVETIDATKKAGDSIGGVVEVIVEGLPAGIGSYVHYDRKLDGKLAAAMLSINAFKGVEFGIGFEAAKLPGSQVHDEIVWDENNGYTRVTNRLGGLEGGMTTGMPIVVRGVMKPIPTLYKPLQSVDIETKEPFKASVERSDSCAVPAASIVAEHVIAWEIAKAVVEQFHSDQLPQLKAQLDEMRRYTKEF is encoded by the coding sequence ATGCGTTACTTAACAGCAGGAGAGTCACATGGACCACAATTAACAACTATTATTGAAGGGTTACCATCCCTATTACCATTAACAGCAGAGCAAATTAATCATGATTTAAAGCGTCGTCAAGGTGGACATGGTCGTGGTCGTCGTATGCAGATTGAAACGGATACAGTTGAAATCGTGGCAGGCGTACGCCATGGAAAAACACTTGGCTCACCTGTTGCGTTAGTCGTTACAAACGATGATTGGAAGCATTGGACGAAAATTATGGGGGCGGAGCCGTTACCAGAGGATATAGACCCGGATGAAGTGAAGCGCCAAATTTCACGTCCCCGACCAGGTCATGCAGATTTAGTTGGTGGGATGAAATACGGACATCGAGATTTACGCAATGTTTTAGAGCGTTCGAGTGCGCGTGAAACAACTGTACGTGTAGCAGCAGGCTCTGTAGCAAAAGCATTATTAAAGGAGTTAGGTATTTCAATTGTTGCACATGTAACAGAAATTGCAGGGATTAAGGCGGCCCCCTCTTTACTTGAAGGCAAAACAGCTGATGAAATTCGAGCAATTGTTGAAGCGGATGCTTGTTATTGTATTGACCCTGTAGCTTCAGCAAAAATGGTTGAAACAATCGATGCAACGAAAAAAGCAGGCGATTCAATTGGTGGCGTTGTAGAGGTTATTGTTGAAGGGTTACCAGCAGGTATCGGCTCGTATGTGCATTATGACCGTAAGCTAGATGGGAAATTAGCGGCTGCAATGCTGTCAATCAATGCCTTTAAAGGTGTCGAGTTTGGCATTGGCTTTGAGGCTGCAAAACTACCGGGCTCGCAAGTGCATGATGAGATTGTTTGGGATGAAAATAACGGCTATACACGTGTAACGAATCGTTTAGGTGGCTTAGAGGGCGGTATGACAACAGGCATGCCAATCGTTGTACGCGGTGTTATGAAGCCAATCCCAACTTTATATAAGCCATTACAAAGTGTTGATATTGAAACAAAAGAGCCATTTAAAGCCAGTGTAGAGCGCTCCGATAGCTGTGCAGTACCAGCAGCATCTATTGTTGCAGAGCATGTTATTGCCTGGGAAATAGCTAAAGCTGTTGTTGAACAATTCCACAGCGACCAGTTGCCACAGCTGAAGGCACAGTTAGATGAAATGAGACGCTATACGAAGGAGTTTTAA
- the aroB gene encoding 3-dehydroquinate synthase, with translation MNISVKTTSHTYEVMIGHRILAEAFAKYKQLFAEADQIIVLTDQHVWQAQEKYFTESSSFAFKSFIMPAGESCKSFDNYEAVQTFLLEQRCTRKSLIIAFGGGAVGDLAGFVAATYMRGIAFIQVPTTILAHDSAVGGKTAINHPLGKNMIGAFYQPQAVLYDTALLSSLPEREVLSGMAEVVKHAMISDAKWLEEMLQGDLIELPEQLLAEYLALGIRVKANIVEQDETEQSVRKYLNLGHTYGHALEAAAGYGRLAHGEAVMIGLVYCLLLSERYGQITRNFTKQFFHFAVASGYPFAAVKDYSFDELTTYLVKDKKAEYGELQFVLLQAIGEPFVQKIELAVCQEVDNELRNLIAEVVS, from the coding sequence ATGAATATTTCTGTCAAAACGACGTCGCATACGTATGAAGTGATGATTGGTCATCGTATTTTAGCAGAGGCATTCGCTAAATATAAGCAATTATTTGCTGAAGCAGACCAGATTATTGTGTTAACGGATCAACATGTTTGGCAGGCGCAGGAAAAGTATTTTACAGAAAGTAGCTCATTCGCTTTTAAGTCGTTTATTATGCCAGCAGGCGAAAGCTGTAAAAGCTTTGACAACTATGAGGCTGTGCAAACATTTTTACTTGAGCAAAGATGCACGAGAAAATCGCTTATCATCGCATTTGGTGGCGGGGCTGTCGGGGATTTAGCAGGCTTCGTCGCGGCAACTTATATGCGAGGAATTGCATTTATTCAAGTACCAACAACTATTTTAGCGCATGATTCGGCTGTCGGTGGCAAAACTGCAATCAATCATCCACTAGGGAAAAATATGATTGGTGCATTTTATCAGCCGCAGGCAGTCTTATATGATACAGCACTTCTTTCAAGCTTACCTGAGCGCGAAGTGTTGTCGGGTATGGCTGAAGTGGTGAAGCATGCGATGATTTCGGATGCAAAGTGGCTAGAGGAAATGCTACAAGGCGATTTAATTGAGCTTCCAGAGCAGCTACTAGCCGAGTATTTAGCTTTAGGTATTCGTGTGAAAGCGAATATCGTTGAGCAAGATGAAACGGAGCAATCTGTTCGTAAATATTTGAATTTAGGGCATACGTATGGGCATGCGCTTGAAGCGGCAGCAGGCTATGGTCGACTAGCACATGGAGAAGCTGTGATGATTGGCTTAGTGTATTGCTTATTATTGAGTGAGCGCTACGGTCAAATAACGCGTAATTTTACGAAACAATTTTTCCATTTTGCTGTAGCGAGCGGTTATCCGTTTGCGGCAGTAAAGGATTATTCGTTTGACGAACTGACAACGTATTTAGTAAAGGATAAAAAGGCAGAATATGGTGAGCTACAATTTGTCTTGTTACAGGCAATCGGTGAGCCGTTCGTGCAAAAAATAGAGTTAGCTGTCTGCCAAGAGGTAGACAATGAGCTGAGAAATTTAATAGCGGAGGTAGTTTCATGA
- a CDS encoding demethylmenaquinone methyltransferase yields the protein MTKSKEERVHEVFESISEGYDKMNSVISFQLHVKWRKDTMKRMNVQRGAKCLDVCCGTADWTIALAEAVGETGVVKGLDFSENMLKVGAEKVKPYPQVELLQGNAMKLPFEDNTFDYVTIGFGLRNVPDYMQVLREMNRVLKPGGMAVCLETSQSEIPGYRQLFRFYFKYIMPFFGKLFAKSYKEYSWLQESANDFPGMRQLAFMFKSAGFERIGYKGYSGGAAAMHQGFKKEI from the coding sequence ATGACGAAATCGAAAGAGGAACGTGTGCACGAAGTATTTGAAAGCATTTCAGAAGGCTATGATAAAATGAATTCCGTAATTAGCTTTCAACTGCATGTGAAATGGCGTAAAGACACGATGAAGCGAATGAATGTACAACGCGGGGCAAAATGTTTAGATGTTTGCTGTGGTACAGCAGATTGGACGATTGCACTCGCAGAAGCTGTCGGAGAAACAGGTGTTGTAAAAGGCTTGGACTTTAGCGAAAATATGCTAAAGGTCGGTGCGGAAAAAGTGAAGCCTTATCCACAGGTAGAGCTTTTGCAGGGGAATGCAATGAAGCTGCCATTTGAAGACAATACATTTGATTATGTAACGATAGGCTTTGGACTTCGCAATGTACCTGACTATATGCAGGTACTGCGAGAGATGAACCGTGTATTAAAGCCAGGTGGCATGGCCGTTTGTTTAGAAACCTCACAATCTGAAATTCCAGGTTATCGTCAACTTTTCCGTTTCTATTTCAAATATATTATGCCGTTTTTTGGCAAGCTATTTGCCAAAAGCTACAAAGAATATTCATGGCTACAAGAATCTGCAAATGATTTTCCCGGTATGAGACAGCTTGCGTTTATGTTTAAGAGCGCAGGGTTTGAGCGAATTGGCTACAAAGGATACAGTGGTGGAGCAGCGGCAATGCATCAGGGCTTTAAAAAAGAAATTTAG
- the ndk gene encoding nucleoside-diphosphate kinase encodes MAIERTFLMVKPDGVERQVIGDIIDRFERRGFEMKGAKLMNVSRELAEKHYAEHSERPFFGELVDFITSGPVFAMVWEGESVISLARIMIGATKPSESQPGTIRGDYAVTVSHNVIHGSDSLASAEREISLWFEGELV; translated from the coding sequence ATGGCAATCGAAAGAACTTTTTTAATGGTTAAACCAGACGGCGTTGAGCGTCAAGTAATTGGCGATATCATTGACCGTTTTGAGCGTCGCGGCTTCGAAATGAAAGGCGCTAAATTAATGAACGTATCTCGCGAATTAGCTGAGAAGCACTATGCGGAGCATTCAGAGCGTCCATTCTTTGGCGAGTTAGTAGACTTCATCACTTCTGGTCCAGTATTTGCAATGGTATGGGAAGGCGAGTCTGTAATTTCTTTAGCTCGTATTATGATTGGTGCGACAAAACCATCTGAATCTCAACCAGGTACAATCCGTGGTGACTACGCTGTAACAGTATCACACAACGTAATTCACGGTTCAGATTCATTGGCTTCTGCAGAGCGTGAAATCTCACTTTGGTTCGAAGGCGAGTTAGTTTAA
- the aroA gene encoding 3-phosphoshikimate 1-carboxyvinyltransferase — MEAKKLNYEKPSLQGTITVPGDKSVSHRSVMFGAIAQGTTTVEGFLLGEDCLRTIDCFRKLGVEIAVEGTNVTIISEGIDAWQEPTEVLYTGNSGTTTRLMLGLLAGAKLHTIMTGDASIAKRPMRRVADPLRLMGAHITGRENGQFTPVAIQGKELTAIDYTMPVASAQVKSAILLAGLRAQGTTIVRESEVSRDHTERMLRQFGAQVDVEDGVVSFEGGQTLTATHVKVPGDISSAAFFLAAGAIAKDSRILLQNVGINPTRDGIISVLAEMGANMTIKVEDELAAEPTAEVLIESSALKGMTIEGQLIPRLIDEIPIIALLATQAQGTTVIKDAEELKVKETDRISAVVTELKKLGATIEATEDGMIIYGPTPLHGAALKSYGDHRIGMMAAIAALITEGEVLLDDADCIAVSYPTFFEHIDALRQK; from the coding sequence ATGGAAGCGAAAAAATTAAATTATGAAAAGCCAAGCCTACAAGGGACAATTACGGTGCCTGGTGATAAGTCGGTATCGCATCGCTCGGTGATGTTTGGGGCAATTGCACAAGGAACAACGACAGTTGAAGGCTTTTTATTAGGAGAAGATTGTTTACGAACAATTGACTGCTTCCGAAAGCTTGGTGTAGAAATTGCTGTGGAAGGCACAAATGTGACGATAATTAGTGAGGGTATTGACGCATGGCAAGAGCCAACAGAAGTGCTTTATACGGGTAATTCGGGTACGACAACACGTCTAATGTTAGGCCTCCTTGCAGGGGCAAAGTTACATACAATAATGACAGGTGATGCTTCAATTGCCAAACGTCCAATGCGCCGCGTCGCAGACCCGCTTCGTTTAATGGGGGCGCATATTACTGGACGTGAAAATGGGCAATTTACACCTGTTGCAATTCAAGGCAAAGAGCTTACAGCAATTGATTACACAATGCCTGTTGCAAGCGCGCAAGTAAAGTCAGCTATTTTATTAGCTGGATTGCGCGCACAAGGAACGACGATTGTGCGTGAAAGCGAGGTTTCACGTGACCATACAGAGCGCATGTTACGCCAATTTGGTGCACAGGTAGATGTGGAGGATGGTGTTGTCTCATTTGAGGGTGGTCAAACGCTTACGGCAACACATGTAAAAGTACCTGGTGATATTTCCTCAGCTGCCTTTTTCCTTGCAGCAGGTGCAATTGCTAAAGACAGTCGTATTCTATTGCAAAATGTCGGCATCAATCCAACACGAGATGGCATTATTAGCGTGCTAGCCGAAATGGGTGCGAATATGACTATCAAAGTGGAGGATGAATTAGCAGCAGAGCCAACTGCGGAGGTGCTAATTGAAAGCTCAGCGCTTAAAGGGATGACAATTGAAGGACAATTAATCCCCCGTTTAATTGATGAAATTCCGATTATTGCCTTGCTTGCGACACAGGCACAGGGGACAACAGTTATTAAAGATGCTGAAGAACTAAAAGTAAAAGAAACTGACCGTATTAGCGCGGTTGTTACAGAGCTGAAAAAGCTTGGAGCTACTATTGAAGCGACGGAGGATGGCATGATTATTTATGGACCAACACCGCTTCATGGTGCTGCCCTAAAATCTTATGGTGATCATCGTATCGGCATGATGGCAGCAATTGCTGCGCTGATTACAGAGGGAGAAGTACTATTAGATGATGCCGATTGTATTGCCGTATCATACCCAACATTTTTTGAGCATATAGATGCCTTACGTCAAAAATAA
- a CDS encoding prephenate dehydrogenase, with product MTKNVLVIGLGLIGGSVALALQKAPQVKVFGYDAFIQTRAMAKTLQVVHEVVDDLQQAAERADFIIFGTPVNATLDWMDKMQAWTLKKNVIVTDTGSTKSLIMEKAQALQANGITFIGGHPMAGSHKSGITAAKPHLFENAYYMLTPQANELETNIEKLEALLKYTHGKLVRVDAKEHDHMTAVVSHFPHIVAASLVHQLYQENAQFPMTSSIAAGGFRDITRIASSNPLLWRDITVQNRDELIGQLNQWLKEMDAVKNLLEEGDVSLIEQYFAMAKEVRDELPISAGAFYTTFDLYIDVPDYPGVISEITGYLAEDNISITNIRIVEAREDLFGILVISFQNAEDRERAVKCIARHANFETFIS from the coding sequence GTGACGAAAAATGTATTAGTTATTGGACTAGGGCTAATTGGAGGTTCTGTTGCCCTTGCTTTACAAAAGGCTCCGCAAGTGAAAGTGTTTGGCTATGATGCTTTTATTCAAACACGTGCGATGGCTAAAACGCTGCAAGTTGTACATGAAGTGGTGGACGACTTACAGCAGGCGGCTGAAAGGGCTGATTTTATCATTTTCGGCACGCCGGTCAATGCAACGCTTGATTGGATGGACAAAATGCAAGCATGGACATTGAAAAAAAATGTGATTGTGACGGATACAGGAAGCACAAAAAGCTTGATTATGGAAAAAGCCCAAGCATTACAAGCGAATGGAATTACATTTATCGGCGGACATCCAATGGCAGGCTCACATAAAAGCGGTATTACAGCAGCAAAGCCGCATTTATTTGAAAATGCTTATTATATGCTTACACCACAAGCGAATGAGTTAGAGACGAATATAGAAAAGCTCGAGGCTTTGTTAAAATATACACATGGCAAATTAGTACGAGTGGATGCTAAGGAGCATGACCATATGACAGCAGTTGTCAGTCATTTCCCGCATATTGTGGCGGCTTCTCTTGTCCATCAGCTCTATCAAGAAAATGCACAGTTTCCTATGACGAGCTCCATTGCGGCTGGGGGATTTCGCGATATTACTCGCATCGCTTCAAGTAACCCTTTACTTTGGCGAGATATTACAGTGCAAAATCGCGATGAGCTTATCGGACAGTTGAATCAATGGCTGAAGGAAATGGATGCTGTTAAAAATTTATTAGAAGAGGGCGACGTTTCCCTAATCGAGCAATATTTTGCAATGGCCAAGGAAGTACGTGATGAGCTACCGATTTCAGCTGGTGCTTTCTATACAACCTTTGATTTGTACATCGATGTTCCTGATTATCCGGGGGTTATTTCGGAAATAACAGGTTATTTAGCAGAGGATAATATTAGCATTACGAATATTCGTATTGTTGAGGCACGTGAAGATTTATTCGGTATTTTAGTCATTAGCTTCCAAAATGCAGAGGATCGAGAACGCGCAGTGAAATGCATTGCACGCCATGCTAATTTTGAGACATTTATTTCCTAG
- a CDS encoding CheR family methyltransferase encodes MTDYEQFIEGIKRKTGIDLALYKEAQMKRRLTSLYEKKGFRNFVDFLAALEKDRDLMNEFLDRMTINVSEFYRNGKRWEVLQNKIFPLLLRNNKRPKIWSAACSTGEEPYSLAMVLSHHIPLAQIGILATDLDENVIQKAKLGLYPERSLAEVPKDVQAKYFEKEGQFYKVKDEIKRTVTFKKHNLLKDSYESNFDLIVCRNVMIYFTEEAKDEIYANFSKALRPGGILFVGSTEQIFNPARYDFEVEDTFFYRKK; translated from the coding sequence ATGACGGATTATGAGCAGTTTATTGAGGGGATAAAACGAAAAACAGGCATCGATTTAGCGTTATATAAAGAAGCGCAAATGAAGCGTCGTTTAACGTCTTTATATGAGAAAAAAGGGTTCCGTAATTTTGTAGACTTTTTAGCAGCATTAGAAAAGGATCGCGATTTAATGAATGAATTTTTAGATCGTATGACGATAAATGTTTCTGAATTTTACCGCAACGGCAAACGCTGGGAAGTATTGCAAAACAAAATTTTCCCGCTGCTTTTACGCAATAACAAACGTCCGAAAATTTGGAGTGCAGCTTGTTCTACTGGGGAGGAGCCTTATAGCCTGGCAATGGTATTGTCGCACCATATTCCATTAGCACAAATTGGTATATTGGCTACGGATTTAGATGAAAATGTTATCCAGAAGGCAAAGCTTGGCTTATATCCAGAGCGTTCACTAGCGGAAGTGCCAAAAGATGTACAAGCAAAGTACTTTGAAAAAGAAGGGCAATTTTATAAGGTGAAGGATGAGATTAAACGTACTGTAACGTTTAAGAAGCATAATTTGCTAAAAGATTCATACGAATCAAATTTTGATTTGATTGTTTGTCGTAACGTGATGATTTATTTTACCGAGGAAGCGAAGGATGAAATTTATGCGAATTTTAGTAAGGCGCTACGCCCTGGTGGAATTTTATTTGTTGGTTCAACAGAGCAAATTTTCAATCCAGCACGTTATGATTTCGAGGTAGAGGATACATTTTTCTATCGTAAAAAATAA
- the hepT gene encoding heptaprenyl diphosphate synthase component II, translating to MEKMKLKLLYADLKSDIEIIETELEKALNSSSHLLNEASLHLLQAGGKRIRPVFVLLSAKFGDYQIERMKYIAVPLELIHMASLVHDDVIDDSNMRRGRSTVKAQWNNRVAMFTGDFIFARALEYVTVIDDPRAHQILARTMVELCNGEIIQIEDKFRMDQHIKDYFRRIKRKTALLIESSCELGAVVGGVDEQNTRRLKRYGYFVGMSFQIIDDILDFTATDKELGKPAGSDLLQGNITLPMLLLKDDATMQPYLQKIIAGTLTEGERMKMLQYVRHSDAIKQATAISDKYLQKALKEVEALPNNPMKKKLRDVALFIGKRKF from the coding sequence GTGGAAAAGATGAAGTTAAAATTACTCTATGCTGACTTAAAATCAGATATAGAAATCATCGAAACAGAATTAGAAAAAGCGTTGAACTCGTCTTCACACTTGCTAAACGAGGCTTCACTACATTTGCTGCAGGCGGGAGGGAAGCGCATCCGCCCAGTATTTGTCTTGCTTAGTGCGAAATTTGGCGATTATCAAATTGAGCGGATGAAGTATATCGCTGTTCCTTTGGAGTTAATCCATATGGCTTCACTCGTACATGATGATGTCATTGATGATTCAAATATGAGAAGAGGCAGAAGCACTGTTAAGGCGCAGTGGAACAATCGTGTCGCGATGTTTACTGGCGACTTTATTTTTGCGCGTGCTTTAGAGTATGTCACAGTAATTGATGACCCACGTGCACATCAAATATTGGCACGTACGATGGTAGAGCTTTGTAATGGGGAAATCATTCAAATCGAAGATAAATTCCGGATGGATCAACATATAAAAGATTATTTCAGACGGATTAAACGAAAAACGGCATTGCTTATCGAATCGAGCTGTGAGCTTGGGGCGGTCGTAGGTGGAGTAGATGAACAAAATACACGCCGTTTAAAGCGCTACGGCTATTTTGTTGGGATGAGCTTTCAAATTATTGATGATATATTGGATTTCACAGCAACGGATAAAGAGCTCGGCAAGCCCGCTGGTAGCGATTTATTACAAGGCAATATTACACTGCCGATGTTGCTTTTAAAAGATGATGCAACAATGCAACCTTACTTGCAAAAGATTATTGCAGGTACGTTAACAGAAGGAGAGCGTATGAAAATGCTACAGTACGTTCGTCACTCTGATGCAATCAAGCAAGCAACAGCAATTAGCGATAAATATTTGCAAAAAGCTTTAAAGGAAGTAGAAGCATTGCCAAACAATCCGATGAAAAAAAAGCTGCGTGACGTAGCGCTCTTTATTGGCAAGCGGAAATTTTAG
- the hisC gene encoding histidinol-phosphate transaminase, giving the protein MKWKQQIFDMKPYQPGKPIEEVKREYGLEEVVKLASNENPFGSSPKVAEFLKTNETNHAIYPDGYAQKLRTAVANHLEVKESELIFGNGSDDLIAIITRALLYPGVNTVMADPSFSQYWHNADIEGAEIRKVPTVDGRHDLPAMLAQIDEQTSVVWICSPNNPTGTIVTDAELQQFLAQVPAHVLVVLDEAYIEYINDPAHKNTLPYYRQYNNLILLRTFSKAYGLAAFRVGYGIAQEDIIAKLDAVRGPFNNTVLSQEVAILALQDQAFIENCRLANEKGKAQYVDFCQRHHLNYYPSQTNFILFEVKADSNLVFQEMMKRGFIIRSGAALGVPGYIRVTIGTEQQNAKFLALLEEVLQEQGVLV; this is encoded by the coding sequence ATGAAGTGGAAACAACAAATATTTGATATGAAGCCATACCAACCAGGTAAGCCAATTGAAGAAGTGAAAAGAGAATATGGGCTAGAAGAAGTAGTAAAATTAGCCTCTAATGAAAACCCATTCGGCAGCTCACCAAAAGTAGCTGAATTTTTAAAGACAAACGAGACGAATCATGCCATTTATCCAGACGGCTATGCGCAAAAATTACGTACAGCTGTCGCCAATCATTTAGAAGTAAAAGAAAGCGAGCTTATTTTTGGCAATGGCTCGGATGATTTAATTGCAATTATTACACGTGCACTTTTATATCCTGGGGTCAATACAGTTATGGCTGACCCATCATTCTCCCAATACTGGCACAATGCTGATATTGAAGGGGCGGAAATCCGCAAAGTACCTACAGTTGACGGACGCCACGATTTACCAGCGATGCTTGCCCAAATTGATGAGCAAACTTCTGTCGTTTGGATTTGTAGCCCAAATAATCCAACAGGAACAATTGTTACAGATGCTGAATTACAGCAATTTTTAGCACAAGTACCAGCACATGTGCTTGTTGTATTAGATGAGGCATATATTGAGTATATTAATGACCCTGCCCATAAGAATACACTGCCGTACTATCGTCAATATAATAATTTGATTTTACTGCGTACATTTTCTAAAGCATATGGTTTAGCAGCATTCCGTGTTGGTTACGGTATTGCGCAGGAGGATATTATCGCGAAGCTTGATGCGGTGCGCGGGCCATTTAATAATACGGTGTTAAGCCAAGAGGTGGCGATACTTGCGCTGCAGGATCAAGCATTTATTGAAAACTGTCGTTTGGCAAATGAAAAAGGGAAAGCACAATATGTCGATTTTTGTCAGCGTCATCACTTAAACTATTACCCGTCACAAACGAATTTCATTTTATTTGAAGTAAAAGCAGATAGCAATCTGGTGTTCCAAGAAATGATGAAACGCGGCTTTATCATTCGTAGCGGTGCGGCGCTTGGTGTGCCTGGTTATATTCGTGTAACAATTGGCACAGAGCAGCAAAATGCCAAGTTTTTAGCATTACTTGAAGAAGTGTTGCAGGAGCAAGGTGTTTTAGTGTGA
- a CDS encoding HAD family hydrolase, with protein MTIKSVLFDLDGTLLDRDASLLHFVDAQYERYLQALGHIPKQKYIERFITLDNRGYTWKDKVYEELIVEFAITNIKAEQLLNDYVTNFSNYCVPFPAVHKILQWLRERYYKLGIITNGIGQFQLNNIRELEIEQYFDAILISEWEGIKKPSAEIFLRALQKLDVAAKNSIFIGDHPVNDIAAAQAIGMLGIWKKDAHWSDEVSADFVVENLSEVTDIINRLNQNT; from the coding sequence ATGACAATCAAATCTGTGCTGTTTGATTTAGATGGTACATTGCTAGACCGTGATGCTTCATTATTGCATTTTGTTGATGCGCAATACGAGCGCTATCTTCAGGCTTTAGGACATATTCCAAAGCAGAAATACATAGAACGTTTTATAACATTGGACAATCGAGGGTACACTTGGAAAGATAAGGTGTATGAGGAGCTAATTGTTGAGTTTGCTATAACAAATATTAAGGCTGAACAACTTTTAAATGATTATGTGACAAACTTTAGTAATTATTGTGTGCCATTTCCCGCGGTTCATAAAATACTGCAATGGCTGAGAGAGCGATATTATAAATTGGGGATTATTACAAATGGAATAGGTCAATTTCAGCTAAATAATATACGGGAACTTGAAATTGAGCAATATTTTGATGCGATATTAATTTCTGAATGGGAAGGTATTAAAAAGCCATCTGCAGAAATCTTTTTAAGGGCATTACAAAAATTAGATGTGGCAGCTAAGAATAGCATATTTATTGGGGACCATCCTGTAAATGATATAGCAGCAGCTCAGGCAATTGGGATGCTAGGCATTTGGAAAAAAGATGCACATTGGTCTGATGAGGTAAGTGCTGATTTTGTTGTTGAAAATTTATCAGAAGTGACAGACATTATAAATAGGCTAAACCAAAATACTTAG